In a single window of the Necator americanus strain Aroian chromosome X, whole genome shotgun sequence genome:
- a CDS encoding hypothetical protein (NECATOR_CHRX.G22944.T1) — MLKRLINAAQKPSTPKRKLIRLSFRSIYVSLRLGFSSHFMRLHERLERDLVEECSRIQWTRNVSGAITENPAGPSLPFAAKCASSFKLEAGVGAREDCGDSCFFDLGQKTSVQ; from the coding sequence ATGCTGAAGCGGCTTATAAACGCAGCGCAAAAACCCTCCACTCCGAAGAGGAAGCTAATTCGGCTTTCGTTCCGATCAATCTACGTTTCACTACGTCTCGGCTTCTCGTCTCATTTTATGCGtctccatgaacgactggagcgtgacctcgttgAGGAATGTTCCCGCATCCAATGgacacgtaatgtctcggGGGCAATCACAGAGAATCCGGCGGGACCCTCATTACCGTTCGCCGCCAAATGCGCTTCATCATTCAAATTGGAAGCTGGAGTAGGGGCAAGAGAAGACTGTGGGGATTCCTGCTTCTTCGACCTAGGCCAGAAGACTAGCGTCCAAtag
- a CDS encoding hypothetical protein (NECATOR_CHRX.G22947.T1) codes for MVEIPGLTIDSKQHGCISIQQRQVLFGLIYSPVLLSGTINYRLENHAQNNHIGREIENNTYKDNVVLTSKSTDDAVLLYKESKAIFEEMQMNLREFLSNDGHLRRQIADKDFRENPNQKTLGILWNSTDDTLLLASRSQMRWSEPVFRPPSLLGGRRKDLP; via the coding sequence ATGGTTGAAATACCCGGACTCACCATTGATTCCAAACAACATGGTTGCATATCGATTCAGCAGCGTCAAGTGCTCTTCGGCCTCATTTACTCGCCGGTTCTCCTTTCAGGGACAATCAACTACCGATTGGAAAACCATGCACAAAATAACCACATCGGCCGAGAAATCGAAAACAACACCTACAAAGACAATGTCGTTCTAACGTCGAAATCAACTGACGACGCAGTGCTGCTCTATAAAGAGTCAAAAGCAATCTTCGAAGAAATGCAGATGAATCTCAGAGAATTCCTATCAAACGACGGCCATTTGCGACGTCAAATAGCTGACAAAGACTTTAGAGAGAATCCGAATCAGAAAACCTTAGGAATACTGTGGAACTCGACAGATGACACCCTTCTCCTGGCCTCTAGATCACAGATGCGATGGTCGGAGCCGGTgttccgacccccttcacttttgggcggtaGGCGAAAAGACCTACCATag
- a CDS encoding hypothetical protein (NECATOR_CHRX.G22948.T2) — protein MHVDINRGFGGVEMEDWSEECRLFNLPKDIDEDQICLMKVEAEEAPFDLLDGKRHSRLTRAQNVVAFVMHFVKAILAKVSTELRDRVEANIPEVQTMESFLYINASERENAMSIFFHNHWNVCFSSTKLHALKQLKLKQDGQKLLRCQRRLGNSNLLINTRQPVLLATRTDLVRLVVEGAPSPLHCGINHIMARVRERFWIPKLRQMARTVIKHCVSCQKLNNIPYRYPGQPSRTTSQPRQVLFGLICSPVLLSGTINYQLENHAQNNHIGREIENNTYKDNVVLTSKSTDDAVMLYKESKAIFEEMQMNLREFLSNDGHLRGQIADKDFRENPNQKTLGILWNSTDDTLLLASRSQMRWSEPISTEEQDHQEKYLRTKFENLLMNSTNQYGLDTSRLQRILQTVQ, from the exons ATGCATGTAGACATTAACCGTGGATTCGGTGGTGTTGAGATGGAG GATTGGTCCGAAGAGTGCAGATTATTTAACCTTCCAAAAGATATCGACGAAGATCAAATCTGCCTCATGAAGGTTGAGGCGGAAGAAGCCCCCTTCGACCTTCTGGATGGGAAACGCCATAGTCGACTCACGCGCGCTCAAAACGTCGTTGCATTCGTTATGCACTTTGTCAAGGCGATACTCGCCAAAGTGAGTACAGAACTTCGTGATCGAGTCGAAGCAAACATTCCAGAAGTACAAACAATGGAGTCATTCCTATATATTAATGCTTCCGAAAGAGAAAATGCaatgagcatttttttccacaatcattggaatgtttgtttttcttctacgaaACTTCATGCTTTGAAGCAACTGAAACTCAAACAAGACGGTCAAAAACTTCTTCGATGTCAAAGACGATTGGGAAACTCCAACCTTCTAATAAACACTCGCCAACCTGTGTTACTCGCTACAAGAACGGACCTCGTCCGACTGGTGGTGGAAGGAGCGCCGTCTCCGCTACACTGTGGAATAAATCACATAATGGCCCGAGTAAGGGAACGATTCTGGATACCCAAATTACGTCAAATGGCGCGCACCGTCATCAAGCACTGCGTTTCCTGTCAGAAGTTGAACAACATCCCTTACAGGTACCCAGGACAACCTTCCAGAACGACGAGTCAGCCGCGTCAAGTGCTCTTCGGCCTCATTTGCTCGCCGGTTCTCCTTTCAGGGACAATCAACTACCAATTGGAAAACCATGCACAAAATAACCACATCGGCCGAGAAATCGAAAACAACACCTACAAAGACAATGTCGTTCTAACGTCGAAATCAACTGACGACGCAGTGATGCTCTATAAAGAGTCAAAAGCAATCTTCGAAGAAATGCAGATGAATCTCAGAGAATTCCTATCAAACGACGGCCATTTGCGAGGTCAAATAGCTGACAAAGACTTTAGAGAGAATCCGAATCAGAAAACCTTAGGAATACTGTGGAACTCGACAGATGACACCCTTCTCCTGGCCTCTAGATCACAGATGCGATGGTCGGAGCCG ATATCCACCGAAGAACAAGATCACCAAGAGAAGTATCTCCGAACGAAGTTCGAAAACTTGTTAATGAATTCGACCAACCAGTACGGTTTGGATACGTCAAGACTGCAGAGAATTCTACAGACTGTGCAATAA
- a CDS encoding hypothetical protein (NECATOR_CHRX.G22948.T1) — protein MKVEAEEAPFDLLDGKRHSRLTRAQNVVAFVMHFVKAILAKVSTELRDRVEANIPEVQTMESFLYINASERENAMSIFFHNHWNVCFSSTKLHALKQLKLKQDGQKLLRCQRRLGNSNLLINTRQPVLLATRTDLVRLVVEGAPSPLHCGINHIMARVRERFWIPKLRQMARTVIKHCVSCQKLNNIPYRYPGQPSRTTSQPRQVLFGLICSPVLLSGTINYQLENHAQNNHIGREIENNTYKDNVVLTSKSTDDAVMLYKESKAIFEEMQMNLREFLSNDGHLRGQIADKDFRENPNQKTLGILWNSTDDTLLLASRSQMRWSEPVFRPPSLLDGRQKDPLHFWTVGKKTPFTFARLTPFN, from the coding sequence ATGAAGGTTGAGGCGGAAGAAGCCCCCTTCGACCTTCTGGATGGGAAACGCCATAGTCGACTCACGCGCGCTCAAAACGTCGTTGCATTCGTTATGCACTTTGTCAAGGCGATACTCGCCAAAGTGAGTACAGAACTTCGTGATCGAGTCGAAGCAAACATTCCAGAAGTACAAACAATGGAGTCATTCCTATATATTAATGCTTCCGAAAGAGAAAATGCaatgagcatttttttccacaatcattggaatgtttgtttttcttctacgaaACTTCATGCTTTGAAGCAACTGAAACTCAAACAAGACGGTCAAAAACTTCTTCGATGTCAAAGACGATTGGGAAACTCCAACCTTCTAATAAACACTCGCCAACCTGTGTTACTCGCTACAAGAACGGACCTCGTCCGACTGGTGGTGGAAGGAGCGCCGTCTCCGCTACACTGTGGAATAAATCACATAATGGCCCGAGTAAGGGAACGATTCTGGATACCCAAATTACGTCAAATGGCGCGCACCGTCATCAAGCACTGCGTTTCCTGTCAGAAGTTGAACAACATCCCTTACAGGTACCCAGGACAACCTTCCAGAACGACGAGTCAGCCGCGTCAAGTGCTCTTCGGCCTCATTTGCTCGCCGGTTCTCCTTTCAGGGACAATCAACTACCAATTGGAAAACCATGCACAAAATAACCACATCGGCCGAGAAATCGAAAACAACACCTACAAAGACAATGTCGTTCTAACGTCGAAATCAACTGACGACGCAGTGATGCTCTATAAAGAGTCAAAAGCAATCTTCGAAGAAATGCAGATGAATCTCAGAGAATTCCTATCAAACGACGGCCATTTGCGAGGTCAAATAGCTGACAAAGACTTTAGAGAGAATCCGAATCAGAAAACCTTAGGAATACTGTGGAACTCGACAGATGACACCCTTCTCCTGGCCTCTAGATCACAGATGCGATGGTCGGAGCCGGTgttccgacccccttcacttttggacggtagGCAaaaagacccccttcacttttggacggtagGCAaaaagacccccttcactttcgcACGGTTGACCCCCTTCAACTGA
- a CDS encoding hypothetical protein (NECATOR_CHRX.G22945.T2) — translation MKNFEAAQALLDKAHATLMTLTKLQADIDSREDSKEADAPRDLPGEHADSRRCGISGHHTSICEKLFESTGRSRTPPAAQLTKKSSLKSAPHASTTSMNVNTVVFDQAKIEKPKSETVVHGNDNAESLILLGHAKVRNPTTATLEPVYAMLETGADRSFVCNELADRLQQKDVDSKQL, via the exons ATGAAGAACTTTGAAGCTGCCCAGGCTCTACTCGACAAAGCGCACGCGACACTGATGACGCTGACAAAACTTCAAGCAGACATCGATAGCCGTGAAGACTCAAAGGAAGCAGATGCACCTAGA GATCTCCCTGGGGAACATGCTGACTCACGCCGATGTGGAATCTCGGGACATCACACTTCCATCTGCGAGAAGCTTTTCGAATCGACAGGCAGATCGAGGACACCTCCAGCAGCTCAACTAACGAAGAAGTCATCATTAAAATCAGCACCACACGCATCGACAACGTCTATGAATGTAAATACTGTAGTTTTTGACCAAGCGAAAATCGAGAAGCCGAAGTCGGAGACAGTCGTGCATGGAAACGACAACGCGGAATCCCTGATTCTCTTAGGACACGCAAAAGTTCGGAATCCGACAACTGCAACCCTAGAACCAGTCTACGCAATGCTTGAAACAGGAGCCGACAGATCGTTCGTCTGCAACGAATTGGCCGATCGACTGCAACAGAAAGATGTGGATTCTAAGCAACTCTAA
- a CDS encoding hypothetical protein (NECATOR_CHRX.G22946.T1), giving the protein MTVYTVNTSSNNDPLQSWEDFCTLETNGVEQFEGPLPKERQITDATVLKTFGQTIERKQDGYCVRLPWEKEFVQFPDNKELAVRQLQFFMARMKSNPTATAIAAMVQQMHESQSALPTKKLTKTRNLMMEMLYTTLPGPSSCYNPHKSTIKLRIVFDASAHLNNLPSLNEVLHRGPVVLPKLCDILRVIIGNIAITSDVERAFH; this is encoded by the coding sequence ATGACAGTCTACACCGTAAACACTTCTTCAAACAACGACCCTCTACAGTCTTGGGAAGATTTTTGCACACTCGAAACAAACGGAGTAGAACAATTCGAGGGACCACTGCCCAAAGAACGTCAAATAACAGACGCAACGGTTTTGAAAACCTTCGGACAAACGATCGAACGAAAACAAGACGGCTACTGCGTGCGCCTCCCATGGGAAAAAGAATTTGTGCAATTCCCGGACAACAAAGAACTCGCCGTGCGCCAACTGCAATTTTTCATGGCAAGAATGAAATCTAATCCTACAGCAACAGCAATAGCAGCAATGGTTCAGCAAATGCACGAATCACAATCAGCTTTACCAACGAAGAAGTTGACGAAAACAAGAAACCTGATGATGGAGATGTTATACACTACACTACCTGGTCCATCGAGCTGCTATAACCCACACAAAAGCACGATCAAACTACGAATCGTTTTCGATGCTTCTGCGCACCTGAATAACCTCCCATCACTTAACGAAGTACTTCATCGAGGACCTGTAGTGCTCCCTAAGCTTTGCGACATTCTACGAGTCATAATCGGAAATATCGCAATCACCAGTGATGTCGAAAGGGCATTCCACTAA
- a CDS encoding hypothetical protein (NECATOR_CHRX.G22945.T1) — protein MNVNTVVFDQAKIEKPKSETVVHGNDNAESLILLGHAKVRNPTTATLEPVYAMLETGADRSFVCNELADRLQQKDVDSKQL, from the coding sequence ATGAATGTAAATACTGTAGTTTTTGACCAAGCGAAAATCGAGAAGCCGAAGTCGGAGACAGTCGTGCATGGAAACGACAACGCGGAATCCCTGATTCTCTTAGGACACGCAAAAGTTCGGAATCCGACAACTGCAACCCTAGAACCAGTCTACGCAATGCTTGAAACAGGAGCCGACAGATCGTTCGTCTGCAACGAATTGGCCGATCGACTGCAACAGAAAGATGTGGATTCTAAGCAACTCTAA
- a CDS encoding hypothetical protein (NECATOR_CHRX.G22943.T1), whose translation MSVRNRTALGPGKISPEHLKNLPPVLINTLARLFTCYLLECKVPKQWKITKTVLLFKKGDPQDIGNYRPICLLSVIYKLFTRVILNRIEKVLDEGQPCEQTGFLKVFSTTAHIHTVPKFI comes from the coding sequence atgtcggtaagaaatcgtacggcactcGGTCCCGGCAAGATAAGCCCAGAACACTTGAAGAACCTTCcaccagtactcatcaacaccttggcgaggctctttacatgTTACCTgttggaatgcaaggttcctaaacagtggaagatcaCCAAGACCGTGTTACTGTTTAAGAAAGGAGACCCacaagacatcggcaactatcgcccaatctgcttactgtctgtcatctacaagctattcacaagagtgatcctaaacaggattgaaaaagttttagatgaaggacagccatgcgagcaaacaGGGTTTCTAAAAGTTTTCAGCACGACTgcccacattcacactgttccAAAATTCATCTAA